Proteins encoded in a region of the Nitrospirota bacterium genome:
- a CDS encoding glucoamylase family protein — protein MKVRGKINLSSLLHLRASFPENDLAEKYAGGEPPLRSELFSADQMEQHGKILAGQHQVSPGQAPDQLLGRLAENEDVLIGVRDLLAEAVKANRRITPAGEWLLDNFYLIEEQIRTAKRHLPRGYSRELPRLLDGSSVGLPRVYAIALETISHGDGRVDPGSLSRFVAAYQTMTSLTLGELWAIPIMLRLALIENLRRAATRIAAHRIDRNRADYWADQMMEIAEQDPKNLILVTADMARSSPPMASAFVAEFARRLQGQSPALALPLTWIEQQLSESGLTIEQSVQSENQQQAVDQVSISNSIGSLRFLGAMDWRRFVETMSVVEQTLREDPAAAYGKMDFATRDRYRHVVEKMARSSRLSEPEVARHAILLAQQRASGQGGDSRETHVGFYLIDKGVPELERMAEVRLSTCEALQHASSRCPLLLYVGTIALMTGGFTGGLLALADAEEMAWWLLALVGLLSLLGTSQLAVALANWLTTRLVTPHALPRLDLTGGIPQELRTLVVVPTMLSSLEHIDALAEALEVRFLANRDEHLYFGLLTDFRDAYEETCPEDEPLLRLARKRVDALNEKYREVTRDAFFLFHRPRRWNPGERIWMGYERKRGKLADLNQLLRGGSRDRFSLIVGETAVLSNVQYVITLDTDTQLPRDAARQFVGAMAHPLNRARYDEQQQRVCEGYGILQPRVAVSLPGTSRSYYAQLHGSEPGIDPYTRAVSDVYQDLFGEGSFIGKGIYEVDAFERALADRYPENRILSHDLLEGCYARSGLLSDVHLYEENPPCYRVDMSRRHRWIRGDWQLAGWLLPRVPGPGGRRQKNPLSGLSRWKLFDNLRRSLVPSALTLLLLLGWTVVSPFWLWTLSVIGIVLIPPLLATILDLFQKPEDLLPEQHAATALRTAGRHVLQTVLTIAFLPYEAFVSVDAIVRTVLRMAVTQTRLLEWSPSSHPDLDRRTDLVAYCRTMWFGPVLAMAAVLYLALSEPGVFGVAMPILILWFTSPAIAWFISQPIVRRDANLTADQTIFLRTLSRKTWAFFEKFVGAGDHWLPPDNFQEHPVAVVAHRTSPTNMGLALLANLSAYDFGYLSGGQLIERTSNALHTMKALERHRGHFYNWYDTQSLKPLLPTYVSTVDSGNLAGHLLTLRPGLLALPDQKILGSRFFDGLTDTFRILEDAVGEASSGPLAQFQQQLAVASESRPTTLTAARFCLDRLATTAEEIRSNVKATPESQVAWWAHALARQCQAALADLTFLAPWALLPASPNRISEYGDLDEIPTLRELARLDEDCLPAIEQRMGLEPTPEGNAWVERLQAFMAKASQRARERIAAIESLARQAGLFANVEYDFLFDEGCQLLAIGYNVGERRRDSSYYDLLASEARLCCFVAIAQGQLPQESWFALGRLLTTTGGGPVLISWSGSMFEYLMPLLVMPTYENTLLDQTCKAAVERQIEYGKQRNVPWGISESGYNMTDVHLNYQYRAFGVPGLGLKRGLADDVVIAPYASALALMVAPEEACLNLQRLAMEGVEGPFGMYEAIDYTPSRLPRGQASALVRSYMAHHEGMSLLSLAYLLLDRPMQKRFESDPLFQATTLLLHERIPKVTAWYAPTVELSDVQTAASGWETPVRRFSSPHTPIPEVHLLSNGRYHVMITNAGGGYSRWRDLAVTRWREDSTCDNWGTFCYIRDVTSGEFWSTAYQPTLTPPKSYEVIFSEGRAEFRRRDHDVETYTEIVVSPEDDIELRRTRITNGSRVRRTIEITSYAEVVLASPAADALHPAFSNLFVQTEIVREQQAILCTRRPRSVDEHSPWMCHLMAVHGADVGTMSYETDRLQFIGRGHTTADPQALGGLGARAEAAALSGSEGSVLDPIVAIRCRVTLDPEESATIDLVTGIGDTRDICLGLAEKYHDRRLADRVFDLAWTHNQVVMRQLNATEADAQLYGCLANSILYANSSLRADSNDLIKNRRGQSGLWGYAISGDLPIVLLQIGNPTNIDLVRQLVQAHAYWRSKGVAVDLVIWNEDRTGYRQVLHEQILGLIASGLEAQVMDRPGGIFVRPIDQISNEDRILLQSVARVILTDNRGSLADQIARRVHPDVTVPRLIPTRTRRTEPVPSAALPRHDLLFFNGLGGFTPDGREYVVTTAHGHVTPAPWVNVLANPHFGTVISESGQAYTWYENAHEFRLTPWHNDPVSDASGEAFYLRDEERGHFWSPTPLPSRGATPYVSRHGFGYSVFEHTERGIRSELWVYVALDAPIKFTVLKVRNESGRARKLSATGYMEWVLGDLRPKSAMHVVTELDAKSGAIFARNPYHPEFGGKMAFFDVQETARTISGDRTEFIGRNGSLRNPAAMASSGLSGNVGAGLDPCAAIHVPFELADGQEREIIFMCGVGQDAEDAGNLIHRFRGSAAARGALEAVWQYWTHALGAVQVETPDQSLNVLTNGWLMYQTLACRLWARSGYYQSGGAFGFRDQLQDSMALIHTEPHLVREHLLLCAARQFQEGDVQHWWHPPTGRGVRTRCSDDYLWLPLAACRYVLSTGDSGVLDEPIHFVEGRPVNQEEDSYYDLPGRSEQTASLYEHCVRAILNGLTRGAHGLPLIGSGDWNDGMDMVGKQGKGESIWLGFFLYDVLMQFTKVARLRGDLSFAQRCQEEAHDLRQHLEQHGWDGAWYRRAYFDDGSPLGSASNPECQIDSIAQSWSVLSGAGDATRSHMAMESMDRRLVRRDSALIQLLDPPFDKSTLNPGYIKGYVPGVRENGGQYTHAAIWAAMAFAALGDGRRAWELLSMINPINHARSSEETAIYKVEPYVVAADVYAVSPHTGRGGWTWYTGSAGWMYRLIVESLLGVRLDVDKLYVTPCLSSGWKEFRLHYRYRDTHYHITVSHVIAETGMTSVTVDGVKQFDRAILLVDDRQDHSVEVTIQAAQ, from the coding sequence ATGAAGGTACGCGGCAAGATCAATCTCAGTAGCTTGCTCCATCTGAGAGCGAGCTTTCCTGAAAACGATTTGGCAGAAAAATACGCCGGCGGCGAGCCTCCGCTGCGTTCGGAGCTCTTCAGCGCCGATCAAATGGAGCAGCACGGCAAGATTCTGGCTGGTCAGCACCAGGTAAGTCCGGGACAGGCTCCGGACCAGTTGCTGGGCAGGCTGGCTGAGAATGAAGACGTGCTGATCGGCGTGCGCGATCTGTTGGCCGAAGCGGTCAAGGCGAACCGCCGGATTACGCCGGCGGGGGAATGGCTGCTCGATAATTTCTATCTCATCGAAGAGCAGATTCGCACGGCGAAGAGACACTTGCCCAGGGGATACAGCCGTGAGCTGCCGCGCTTACTGGATGGCTCATCGGTCGGACTTCCACGCGTGTATGCCATCGCGCTTGAAACGATCTCGCATGGCGACGGACGAGTCGATCCGGGTAGCCTCAGTCGTTTCGTGGCCGCCTACCAGACGATGACCAGCCTCACCTTAGGCGAATTATGGGCCATCCCGATCATGCTCCGCCTGGCCCTGATCGAGAATCTCCGGCGCGCGGCCACGCGTATCGCCGCGCATAGGATCGACCGCAATCGCGCCGACTACTGGGCGGATCAAATGATGGAGATCGCCGAACAGGATCCCAAAAATCTGATTCTGGTGACGGCGGACATGGCGCGGTCGAGCCCGCCAATGGCGAGTGCGTTTGTCGCGGAGTTCGCGCGGCGGTTGCAGGGACAGAGCCCCGCATTGGCATTGCCCCTCACCTGGATCGAGCAGCAGCTCTCCGAGTCCGGTCTGACGATTGAACAGTCGGTGCAATCGGAAAACCAACAGCAGGCCGTCGATCAGGTCTCCATCAGCAACAGCATCGGCAGTCTCCGGTTTCTGGGCGCGATGGACTGGCGCAGGTTCGTCGAGACGATGAGCGTGGTCGAGCAGACGCTGCGAGAGGATCCCGCCGCCGCCTACGGCAAGATGGATTTTGCGACCCGCGATCGGTACCGCCATGTGGTCGAGAAAATGGCGAGGAGCAGCCGGCTCTCTGAACCTGAAGTGGCGCGCCACGCGATCCTTCTTGCGCAACAGCGCGCGAGCGGGCAGGGCGGCGACAGTCGAGAAACCCATGTTGGATTCTACCTGATCGACAAGGGGGTGCCAGAGCTCGAACGAATGGCAGAGGTGCGCCTCTCCACCTGTGAGGCGCTTCAGCATGCGAGCAGCCGGTGTCCGTTGCTCCTGTATGTCGGCACGATTGCGTTGATGACGGGGGGCTTCACCGGCGGCTTGCTGGCGCTGGCGGATGCCGAGGAGATGGCGTGGTGGTTACTCGCGTTGGTCGGTCTCCTGTCCCTGCTCGGTACCAGTCAATTGGCGGTGGCGCTGGCGAACTGGCTGACGACAAGGCTAGTGACACCACATGCGCTGCCGCGACTGGATCTCACCGGCGGCATCCCCCAGGAGTTGCGCACGCTGGTCGTGGTTCCGACGATGCTGAGCAGTCTTGAACATATCGATGCGCTGGCCGAAGCGCTCGAAGTCCGGTTTCTGGCCAATCGAGACGAACACCTCTATTTCGGTCTGTTGACCGATTTTCGAGACGCGTATGAGGAAACATGTCCGGAAGATGAGCCCCTGTTGCGGCTGGCCCGGAAGAGAGTCGACGCGCTGAATGAAAAGTACCGGGAGGTGACGCGCGATGCGTTTTTTCTGTTTCATCGCCCCCGCCGGTGGAATCCCGGGGAGCGGATCTGGATGGGATATGAGCGGAAGCGAGGTAAGCTTGCCGACTTAAACCAACTGCTTCGCGGTGGCTCACGGGATCGCTTCTCACTGATCGTCGGTGAGACGGCCGTGCTGTCGAACGTGCAATACGTCATCACCCTCGATACGGATACACAACTACCGCGCGATGCGGCGCGGCAGTTTGTGGGCGCGATGGCGCATCCGCTGAATCGTGCGCGATACGACGAACAGCAGCAGCGGGTCTGCGAAGGGTACGGGATTCTGCAGCCACGCGTCGCCGTGAGCCTCCCGGGCACGAGCCGGTCGTACTATGCACAACTCCACGGGAGTGAGCCGGGTATCGATCCCTATACACGCGCCGTCTCCGATGTCTACCAGGACCTGTTCGGCGAAGGCTCGTTCATCGGCAAGGGGATCTATGAGGTCGACGCGTTCGAACGCGCCCTCGCAGACCGCTATCCCGAGAACCGGATCCTCAGCCACGATCTGCTGGAAGGGTGCTACGCGCGATCTGGGCTGTTGAGCGATGTGCATTTATACGAGGAGAATCCCCCTTGCTACCGCGTGGATATGAGCCGCCGGCACCGCTGGATCCGTGGAGATTGGCAACTTGCGGGGTGGCTCCTGCCGCGCGTTCCCGGCCCCGGAGGGCGGCGTCAGAAGAATCCGCTCTCCGGACTGTCTCGATGGAAGCTCTTCGATAACCTCCGGCGAAGTCTCGTCCCGTCGGCATTGACCCTCCTGTTGCTGCTCGGCTGGACGGTCGTATCTCCGTTCTGGTTGTGGACCCTGTCGGTGATCGGCATCGTCCTGATTCCTCCTCTACTCGCCACGATTCTCGATCTGTTTCAGAAGCCGGAGGATCTGTTGCCGGAGCAGCATGCCGCCACCGCGCTCCGCACGGCCGGCCGCCACGTCCTTCAGACGGTCTTGACGATCGCGTTCCTTCCCTACGAGGCGTTCGTCAGTGTGGATGCGATTGTGCGCACGGTCTTGCGAATGGCGGTCACGCAGACACGACTGCTGGAATGGAGCCCGTCAAGTCACCCGGATCTCGATCGCCGCACAGACCTCGTCGCCTACTGTCGGACGATGTGGTTCGGACCCGTTCTTGCCATGGCCGCAGTGCTGTACCTGGCGCTGTCGGAGCCGGGCGTCTTCGGTGTCGCGATGCCCATCTTGATTCTCTGGTTCACCTCCCCTGCGATCGCGTGGTTCATCAGCCAACCGATCGTTCGGCGCGATGCAAATCTGACGGCCGACCAGACGATCTTTCTCCGGACGCTCTCCCGTAAGACCTGGGCCTTCTTCGAGAAGTTCGTCGGAGCAGGCGATCATTGGCTGCCGCCTGACAATTTTCAAGAACATCCCGTGGCCGTCGTCGCGCATCGCACGTCGCCGACCAACATGGGTCTCGCGCTGCTCGCGAATTTGTCCGCATACGACTTCGGCTACCTGTCGGGCGGACAACTCATCGAACGCACATCGAATGCGCTCCACACGATGAAAGCGTTGGAGCGGCATCGGGGACACTTTTACAACTGGTACGACACGCAATCGCTGAAACCGTTGCTGCCGACCTATGTGTCGACGGTGGACAGCGGAAACCTTGCAGGCCATCTGCTGACACTTCGGCCGGGTCTGCTCGCACTCCCCGATCAGAAAATTCTAGGGTCGCGATTCTTTGACGGGCTCACCGACACATTCAGGATTCTCGAGGATGCTGTAGGGGAAGCCTCGTCCGGTCCACTTGCTCAATTCCAGCAGCAGCTGGCGGTTGCCTCCGAGTCCAGGCCAACCACGCTTACGGCGGCACGGTTCTGCCTCGACCGGCTGGCGACGACCGCCGAGGAGATACGCTCGAACGTGAAGGCGACCCCCGAGAGTCAGGTGGCCTGGTGGGCGCACGCACTCGCTCGGCAATGCCAAGCCGCTCTCGCGGATCTCACGTTCCTCGCTCCATGGGCCTTGCTGCCGGCCTCACCGAACAGGATCAGCGAATATGGCGACCTCGACGAAATCCCCACATTGCGAGAATTGGCACGCCTTGACGAGGACTGTCTACCGGCCATCGAACAGCGGATGGGCCTGGAGCCGACGCCTGAGGGGAATGCATGGGTCGAGCGGCTGCAGGCGTTCATGGCGAAGGCGAGCCAGCGCGCGCGAGAACGAATCGCGGCGATCGAATCCCTGGCACGGCAAGCCGGTCTCTTCGCGAATGTGGAGTACGATTTCCTGTTCGACGAGGGTTGTCAGTTGCTCGCGATCGGCTACAACGTCGGCGAGCGCAGGCGGGATTCGAGTTATTACGATCTGCTGGCGTCGGAAGCGAGACTGTGCTGTTTCGTGGCGATTGCACAGGGACAACTGCCGCAAGAAAGCTGGTTTGCGCTCGGGCGTCTCCTCACGACCACCGGCGGAGGGCCGGTATTGATCTCGTGGAGCGGGTCGATGTTCGAGTACCTCATGCCGCTGTTGGTGATGCCGACCTACGAGAACACCCTGCTCGACCAGACCTGCAAGGCGGCGGTGGAGAGACAGATCGAGTATGGCAAGCAGCGCAACGTCCCCTGGGGCATTTCGGAATCCGGTTACAACATGACCGATGTGCATCTCAACTACCAATACCGCGCGTTCGGCGTGCCCGGGCTGGGACTCAAACGTGGGTTGGCCGACGATGTCGTGATTGCACCCTATGCCTCGGCGCTTGCGCTGATGGTGGCGCCCGAAGAGGCCTGCCTGAATTTGCAGCGGCTCGCGATGGAAGGCGTTGAAGGACCATTCGGGATGTATGAAGCGATCGACTATACGCCATCCCGGCTCCCGCGCGGGCAAGCGAGTGCCCTGGTTCGATCGTACATGGCCCATCACGAAGGCATGAGCTTGTTATCCTTGGCCTACCTGCTCCTGGACCGTCCGATGCAGAAGCGATTCGAGTCGGATCCGTTGTTCCAGGCGACCACGCTGTTGCTGCACGAGCGGATCCCAAAGGTCACGGCCTGGTATGCGCCGACGGTCGAGCTGTCCGACGTCCAGACGGCGGCCAGTGGATGGGAGACGCCGGTGCGCCGATTCAGCAGTCCACATACGCCGATTCCGGAAGTCCACTTATTGTCGAATGGTCGTTATCACGTGATGATCACGAATGCGGGTGGCGGCTATAGCCGTTGGAGGGACCTCGCCGTGACACGCTGGCGAGAAGATAGTACCTGCGACAACTGGGGGACGTTCTGTTACATCCGCGACGTGACGAGCGGGGAGTTCTGGTCCACGGCCTATCAGCCGACATTGACGCCACCGAAGTCCTACGAAGTCATCTTTTCCGAGGGACGGGCTGAGTTTCGCCGGCGTGACCACGATGTCGAGACGTATACCGAAATCGTGGTGTCTCCGGAAGACGACATCGAATTACGTCGCACCCGCATCACCAACGGCTCAAGGGTCCGCCGGACGATTGAGATTACGAGTTACGCAGAAGTCGTGCTCGCCTCACCTGCGGCAGACGCCCTGCATCCGGCGTTCAGCAATCTCTTTGTGCAGACCGAGATCGTTCGCGAACAGCAAGCGATTCTCTGTACGCGCAGGCCCCGCTCCGTCGACGAACATTCGCCATGGATGTGTCACCTTATGGCCGTGCATGGCGCAGACGTCGGCACGATGTCCTACGAGACGGACCGCCTCCAGTTCATCGGCCGCGGCCACACCACCGCCGATCCACAAGCCCTGGGCGGACTCGGCGCGCGAGCAGAGGCGGCGGCGCTCTCCGGCAGCGAGGGCTCCGTGCTCGATCCGATTGTCGCCATCCGGTGCCGGGTGACGCTCGATCCTGAAGAGTCGGCCACGATCGATCTCGTGACCGGCATCGGCGACACCCGCGACATCTGTCTGGGCTTGGCCGAGAAATACCACGATCGGCGGCTGGCCGACCGTGTTTTCGATCTGGCCTGGACCCATAATCAGGTGGTCATGCGGCAGCTGAATGCCACCGAGGCCGATGCGCAACTCTATGGTTGCCTGGCCAACTCGATCCTCTACGCCAATTCCTCTCTGCGGGCCGACTCGAATGATCTGATTAAAAACCGCCGCGGGCAATCCGGGCTCTGGGGCTACGCGATTTCAGGCGATTTGCCGATCGTGCTGTTGCAGATCGGCAATCCGACAAATATCGATCTGGTGCGACAGCTTGTACAGGCCCATGCCTATTGGCGCTCGAAGGGGGTAGCCGTGGACCTGGTGATCTGGAATGAAGACCGCACTGGGTACCGGCAAGTCTTGCATGAACAGATTCTTGGGCTGATCGCCTCGGGTCTCGAAGCACAGGTGATGGATCGACCCGGCGGCATCTTCGTCCGTCCGATCGACCAGATCTCGAACGAGGACCGCATTCTGCTGCAATCGGTCGCCCGCGTCATTCTCACCGACAATCGGGGATCGCTCGCGGACCAGATCGCCCGTCGCGTCCATCCGGACGTCACGGTGCCGCGCCTGATACCAACCAGAACCCGCCGAACCGAGCCCGTGCCATCCGCTGCGCTGCCACGCCACGATCTCTTGTTCTTCAACGGGCTGGGAGGGTTCACGCCCGATGGCCGCGAGTATGTCGTCACGACCGCGCACGGACATGTGACCCCGGCGCCATGGGTGAACGTGCTGGCGAATCCGCATTTCGGCACCGTCATCTCGGAAAGCGGCCAGGCCTATACGTGGTATGAGAACGCCCACGAATTCCGCCTCACTCCCTGGCACAACGACCCGGTGAGCGATGCGAGCGGAGAAGCGTTCTACCTCCGTGACGAAGAGCGGGGTCACTTCTGGTCCCCCACGCCGCTGCCCAGCCGCGGGGCGACCCCGTACGTCAGCCGGCATGGTTTCGGGTATAGCGTCTTCGAGCATACGGAGCGCGGAATCCGTTCGGAGTTATGGGTATACGTGGCCCTGGATGCACCGATCAAGTTCACGGTCTTAAAAGTAAGGAACGAGTCAGGCCGGGCGCGCAAACTCTCCGCGACGGGTTATATGGAATGGGTGCTGGGAGATTTGCGGCCAAAATCGGCGATGCACGTCGTGACTGAGTTGGACGCGAAGAGCGGCGCGATCTTCGCGAGGAATCCCTATCACCCTGAGTTCGGCGGGAAGATGGCGTTCTTTGACGTGCAGGAGACGGCTCGAACCATCAGTGGAGACCGGACTGAGTTTATCGGGCGCAACGGTTCGCTGCGCAATCCGGCGGCGATGGCGTCGTCCGGGCTCTCGGGCAACGTGGGGGCCGGCCTCGATCCCTGCGCCGCGATCCACGTTCCCTTCGAACTGGCCGACGGACAAGAGCGTGAGATCATCTTTATGTGTGGCGTCGGGCAAGACGCGGAGGACGCAGGAAATCTGATCCATCGCTTCCGGGGATCTGCGGCTGCGCGGGGCGCCCTCGAAGCGGTGTGGCAATATTGGACGCACGCGCTCGGTGCTGTGCAGGTGGAGACCCCAGACCAATCACTGAACGTGCTGACCAACGGCTGGCTGATGTACCAAACGCTCGCCTGCCGTCTATGGGCACGGAGCGGATACTATCAATCGGGGGGCGCCTTCGGGTTCCGCGATCAATTGCAAGATTCCATGGCGCTCATCCACACCGAGCCGCATCTTGTGCGCGAGCATCTTCTGCTGTGCGCCGCCAGGCAATTTCAGGAAGGCGATGTCCAGCATTGGTGGCATCCCCCTACTGGCCGAGGCGTGCGTACACGCTGTTCGGACGATTACCTCTGGCTACCGCTGGCAGCATGCCGATACGTGCTGAGCACAGGGGATAGCGGGGTCTTGGATGAGCCCATCCACTTCGTCGAAGGCCGTCCGGTCAATCAGGAGGAGGATTCGTATTACGATCTGCCTGGCCGATCTGAACAGACGGCCAGTTTGTACGAGCATTGCGTGCGAGCCATTCTCAACGGCCTCACACGGGGGGCGCATGGCCTCCCGCTCATCGGATCCGGTGACTGGAACGACGGCATGGACATGGTCGGCAAACAGGGCAAAGGCGAGAGTATTTGGTTGGGATTCTTCCTGTACGACGTGCTCATGCAGTTCACCAAGGTGGCACGTCTGCGTGGCGACCTCTCCTTTGCGCAACGTTGCCAGGAGGAGGCGCATGACCTGCGCCAGCATCTCGAACAGCATGGCTGGGACGGAGCATGGTATCGCCGTGCCTACTTTGACGATGGCTCGCCTCTCGGGTCGGCGAGCAACCCTGAATGCCAGATCGATTCGATTGCGCAAAGCTGGTCGGTTCTCTCCGGGGCGGGGGATGCGACGCGCTCGCACATGGCGATGGAGTCGATGGATCGGCGCCTCGTTCGCCGTGACTCTGCGCTGATCCAACTGTTGGATCCGCCGTTCGACAAGTCGACGTTGAATCCCGGCTACATCAAAGGGTACGTCCCGGGGGTGAGAGAAAATGGCGGGCAATATACCCATGCGGCGATCTGGGCGGCGATGGCGTTCGCCGCGCTGGGAGACGGACGACGCGCGTGGGAACTGTTGTCCATGATCAACCCGATCAACCATGCGAGATCTTCGGAGGAGACCGCGATCTACAAAGTCGAGCCCTACGTGGTCGCCGCCGACGTCTATGCGGTCTCGCCACATACCGGCCGCGGAGGATGGACCTGGTACACGGGTTCGGCCGGCTGGATGTACCGGCTCATCGTCGAATCACTTCTCGGGGTGAGGCTGGACGTAGACAAGTTATACGTGACTCCCTGTCTCTCTTCGGGTTGGAAGGAGTTCAGGTTGCACTACCGATACCGGGACACGCATTACCATATCACCGTCTCGCACGTCATAGCCGAGACCGGTATGACGAGCGTGACGGTCGATGGCGTCAAGCAATTCGATCGGGCGATTCTTCTTGTGGACGACCGGCAGGACCATTCGGTTGAGGTCACAATCCAGGCCGCGCAGTGA
- a CDS encoding CsbD family protein, with protein sequence MNAEQLKEKWMQFKGELTQQYGKFADDNVDQIEGNVDTLIGTVQERCGENNDAFIKGADRWQQQPGPQRWGSSPTEWMRFTRD encoded by the coding sequence ATGAACGCGGAGCAACTCAAAGAGAAATGGATGCAGTTCAAAGGCGAACTGACACAGCAGTATGGCAAGTTTGCCGATGACAACGTGGACCAGATCGAAGGCAATGTCGACACGCTCATCGGTACAGTTCAGGAGCGGTGTGGCGAGAACAATGATGCGTTCATAAAAGGGGCGGACCGATGGCAACAACAGCCTGGGCCACAACGCTGGGGGAGCAGCCCCACTGAATGGATGCGATTCACGAGAGATTAA